The genomic region ACGCCCAAGACCGATCGCCGAAACAAAACACTATCGACGGTGTCTCCCACGAAACACGAACTATGTCGTCTTCCAACTACGTCTCCACCGGCCAAGCGCGCTACCTACGGGCATGCATGGTCTGCTCTATTGTCATGACCTACGCCGTACGTCCTCTCTATCGCGAAAGCCAAGCACGAGCCCGAGACTAACATAATGCGAATATAGCGCTTCCGCGACGAAGGCTGCCCTAACTGCGAGGAATTCCTACATCTTCAGCACTCGCAAGACCAGATCGAGAGCTGCACCTCCCAAGTCTTTGAGGGAGTTATCACCCTCGCAAACCCGGCCAAATCATGGATCGCAAAGTACCAGCGCCTCGACAACTATGTACCTGGCATGTACGCCATCAAAGTGTCGGGTCAACTCCCCGATGAAATTCGATCGACGCTGGAAGACGAGTATAGAATACAGTACATTCCGTAAGTTGGACTTAGATGCTGCTGGGATGGACCGAACTGACTAGGCTTATAGACGTGACGGCACAGAGGCGGAGAACGATGCTTAGAACGCTATGCATTCAACTGGCTTGGCATAATATCTTCTACTGATTCTGGCGAAACTGGCGTTAGAGGGACTGGCATAAGAGTAAAGATTATGAAAATGGCATATGATCATTTAAAAAGTGTCGTTGTGGTATCTATGGTAGAATAAAGCAAAAACGCCCCATGCAATTATTGGGCTTAACATAATTGAACCCTTGCCATTTGCTATAACTCTTGTAACCCGGTCCAGGCTGATATACAATCCCTAATATTATCAGTTGTTTCTCTGCTTCTTACCAGAGCCCATCCCAAAGCTGAAACCAGCAGACTCTCTTGATCgtttcttctccatctcctccttcattATACGTTCAGCCTCGCTCATTTTCTTTGGCTGTTCAATCTTGGCTGGTTTCTTCGATCCTGAAGAGAAGGcattcttcttggcctgggcGAAAACGTTCTTGGTCTGAGGCTTTCCGCCAAGCTTCATTGAGATACCTCCAAATCCACTGGGCTTTGCTGGCGCTGCTTCCGGCTCTTTGCCTTTGTCCGTACTTGTGTCTGCTGTCTTTGAAGATTCTGCTTCAGGAGTTGTTGTATCTGGCACCGGACTCTCTGATGACTTCTTTTCAGAAGCAGCTGGCTTCGCTCCAAATGAGAgcttgatcttctcgccTTCTTGTCGCTTTAGCTCTCGAGCTTCATTGtcctcttctttctcctcttcccgACTGCCGGCGGTAGCTTGTGCTCGCTTAATCTGCTCCCGAATCATTCGCTGTTCTATCTCCTCGTTGCCTTGATCCTGGGCCTCTTTGCGTCTTAATGCTTCCTGTCGTCTTAGGGCTTCTGGAGACCGGTCTATCCACGCTATGTGAATACCCTTATCGTTTTCTTCGACGCGGCAAATTCCCTCGCGGCCAAGATGTTTCGCGAATTCCGTTAAGCTAGCAAAAGAGGTAGAATTCATATGTACGTGTTCCTTGTTTCGTATGTACTCTTGATAAAAATGGTTGATATGTACTGGCTTTTCACCATGACCGGTCctgagaagctgaagaaagtCTGCCTGAAACTGCTGCGTGTACGATTTTATGTATTTCTTGGGGTCTTCGCCGACAAGCAACATTTGCCGAACGTGAGATTCCGACATCTACCATGATAGTTAGTGATTAGCTTGCTCACTGCTTTATCTCGGATTTGGACCAAACCGTATGCTGTTTAAATCCATTTGCATCTCTGCATTGCTTTTCTGTGAAACAGTTAGTATTTGTTATGAGAATAAGAGGAGCTGAAACCACGATGATGAGACAGCGTAGCGTTTACTTACCGCAAACTTGACAGTACCATCTCAAACGTTGAAGGCCCTTGGCCTTCATGCGGTTTGCGACGTATTTCGTTGAACCGACCTCGGCCTTTGGCATTTTGGCGATGATGTGTGGTGAAGGAAGATTCTCATGTAAAGAGCTGGTGGATGGATAGGATGTTAAGAGTGTGGAGCCTAGATATAGGTGGGGACTTGCATGTACCAGATCATGCAAGCTTATTGGCGCAGCGCACTATGCTTACTAACTTAAGTATCCGTAAAGCCATCCATGAGATCGATGTCTTCGCTCGCTGAGAGATATTTATGGTATGCTAAAAGAGACAAGAAACTCGAGACCTCGGTCCTAAGTGACATAAATGAATTAGGTCAGCTTACGATGACTTTGGATGACTTCCTTACCTTGGGAGCCCGCTGAAGCGCGACACGAGCTGATTGGTTGTCTTTGCATTATTCAGCCAGATAGCCCCGCTATTATTATCTACACTCTGCGACTGTTCAACTCCAAAACTTCAATCTTCACGATCGATCATTCACACAGCACGAATCTGGCTCTGCCACCGCCAGCTACTTTAATCTACAAGCGCGCTTCCGCATATAACTGAGCCTTACTTGAAATACCCACTCTCCGAATTCGCCCACGATGTCGGAACGCAAAGTACTACAGAAATACTACCCTCCCGACTTTGACCCGAGCGCTCTTCAGCGTCGTCGTGGTCCCAAGAACGCTGGACCTCGCATTCAGCAGGTTCGCATAATGTGTCCAGTACGTCTTGGCCCACCAAATTCCTGTAAGATAGTAACCAAAACTAATACCCCTCTCTAGTTTACTATGCGATGCACACGATGCGGCGCCTTCTCAAATCGCGgtttgaagaagaacgcTCGCAAGGAGACTCCGCCGGACGAAAAGTACCTAGGAATACAGATCGTTAAGCTCAGTTTCCGGTGTTCATCCTGCAGCTCGGAGATCATCATTAAGACCGACCCAAAGAACCAAGACTACGTTGTTGTCAGTGGAGCGGTGAGGAACAATGAGCCGTGGAGGAATCGCGcggctgaggaagagagcgTCGAACAACGTCTGGACAGGTTGGAGAGAGAGGAAGCAGAAGCCGCGGGCGAGGAAGAATTggacaagatggaagagcTGGAAGCCAAGAACCAGGATGCTCAACGAGAAATGGCCGCTGCCGATGCCTTGGACGAAATCCGACACAGAAACGCTCGCATCAACCGATCCGAGAAAGAAGGTGTGGATTTTGTAGATACTATCGTACGaacagaagacgaagagagAGAACGACAGGaaaaggaagatgaagaagctgccaagGCGGCATTCGCTGCGGCACGAGCTCAGGTAGAGAGCTCTGCGAAGGTTGCCGAACCAGAAGAAACACCTATTGAGCCGCAAGCCCCAGCGCCAACCTTTAAGAGGGCGgttaagaagaagaaggaccaTGCAGCTGCTCTGGGACTCAAAAAGAAATCGTCATGAGAGAAAGGACAAGAGgaaaattaaataattaattgTAATGACGATCATGGATTTTGGCGCAAACATAGGGTCACATTATGTTCAattcaacatcaagaggAAAAGTATTGATCAGATAATTCGTTCATATATCATTCCACTAGTCGTAGCAAATAGCTAAATGCTATATTCTCTTTCCTCCACTAATGTCTGTGTGTCCCTGTTCCCGCTATGTCACAGTGCTACTCTCGCAGCTCATAAACCCTCAACCATAAACGCCTTGCATGTCGTGTTTGCTTGTAAAGAAAAGAACTTTGAAAATAGGCCATTTCGTCATATAAAAATGAACTTTTTTAGGCACCAGTACGCCGTAAATAATATGTTGTTTCATGAGAGAAGTGTGATGATGAGGCCCTGGCTCAGACGGGGCTGGGGGCAGCTTCGCCACCATTGACGTCGCGATTGATGTCATGCCCCAACAGCCAAGGCAGAACGACAAAAAGGTGAGAAATAGAACTCATGATAGGAGTGGAGTTCTAGAATTGCCGTATTCTCGTCATGATTTATGAGTAGTTGGGGCTTGTGTGGCCATTTGTCATGCCAGACGAACGGGCGCGCTGAGCAGTAGCGTTGGTTGGGGGTGGGCTAGCACCGGAAGCCTCCATCTGACGCTTTGTGTGGTCGTGCATGAAGCGGGAGTAGCTTGAGAGGTTTGTAGGAGGAGGGGGagacatggacatggagaCGGAGCCGTAGTCTGATCGAGCGGGCATGATGAAGGTGttttgtggtgtttgtgTAAGTGGATTGAGGCGAGGTTGAGTTGCGTGATGAGTGATGAATTATCGACTGAAGCAAGTGAGTCGAATTATTGAATTGAATAGGCTAGTGGTAAACGCCGGCTTGAAAGGGGAGAGTTTATAAATGAGGCTGAAGAGTAGCTGAAGTTGTTGTGATTGTTGTTGtattgattgatgatgagaagcaaaaTCGAGAGGGGATGTCAGGGTCTTATTATACCACAAACTCTACAGCCAGAGAATGCACATCAGCAGTgccgagaaggagaggagcGGAGCGGGCTGGGTACCTgcaagcccaagcccaaagTCCAAGCCCACCAGACCTGAAGTCTCCACCCCCAGGTCCCTTGACAATGCAGTCACAGTGGATTCGTCTTGTGTAATGGGGTGTGGCATCCGATGTTAGCGCCTGTAAGTGGGTGTGTGGTGGTGCGAGTGGCACCGTagcccatcatcatcatggatggacccttctttttcctctctGTGTCTGTCTCTCTCACACACACTTCATAGCCTGGATGTCATACCCGTCCCTAGGAAAGCCAAAAGACTTGAGACCTTTGATGAGGGTGCGAAAATAACGAAGGTCAGGTACTTCATGATCCTCTTCAGCTTATACAAAAAGCGGTAATCTTCAtgaattattataaactatCCCAAATTTGTCCAAGTATTCTATCACTTGGGTCAGGGTCTCAAGTACTCTTTTACATCTTCCAACCGTGATACCATCAACAAGCACAAGACAAACTTGacctctcctctcctctcctcttctgaaAGCGGGAAATGTCCCTAGAGCACAACGAAAAAGAGGGGCTCAACAGTCCGCTCAGGCCAATGTAATGCCATCATGAGCGACTGATCGTCAGAGATAGACGTCCTCTAGCGCATGTAAATGGCGTAGCTTGACGATTCCCTACTGGAGCTCGCTGTAAGCTTCGGAGAGATCGTCGGTTTATCCCTGCACCCTGACGAAGTCTTCTATGATTCGCTCAAATCCATTGTTCAGGGTCCTGTCCCCATCGCCACTTTTTTCATTCAGAGCTTCCGAGAGGTGAGGCTACGTGCAGGAATGAGATAATTTACAGTACGGACCGTTACTGTATTCCACTCCGCTCTTTGTTGATCAACAAATCCCTGCACCAATGCAAAGACTCTTTAGCTTAACTCGCATCAATCGTGAGTGGCATGGGGTACAGCGCAAATACAGAAAGACCCTGCTGATCCGGTCCCGGCACTGAAGTCATCTCGTGCATCATTGCTCGACTATGGTGGTGGGTGATTGGAAGTCATGTCTCGAAGCTCAAGCCAAAAGACGGGGCAATGATGCATGCGGAGGCATCATGGCCTGAGAAACATGTGTTGTTACGACAA from Fusarium oxysporum Fo47 chromosome III, complete sequence harbors:
- a CDS encoding transcription elongation factor SPT4, which codes for MLFIAAFVANLFSISTTTLHAQDRSPKQNTIDGVSHETRTMSSSNYVSTGQARYLRACMVCSIVMTYARFRDEGCPNCEEFLHLQHSQDQIESCTSQVFEGVITLANPAKSWIAKYQRLDNYVPGMYAIKVSGQLPDEIRSTLEDEYRIQYIPRDGTEAENDA
- a CDS encoding domain of Kin17 curved DNA-binding protein-domain-containing protein, translated to MPKAEVGSTKYVANRMKAKGLQRLRWYCQVCEKQCRDANGFKQHTMSESHVRQMLLVGEDPKKYIKSYTQQFQADFLQLLRTGHGEKPVHINHFYQEYIRNKEHVHMNSTSFASLTEFAKHLGREGICRVEENDKGIHIAWIDRSPEALRRQEALRRKEAQDQGNEEIEQRMIREQIKRAQATAGSREEEKEEDNEARELKRQEGEKIKLSFGAKPAASEKKSSESPVPDTTTPEAESSKTADTSTDKGKEPEAAPAKPSGFGGISMKLGGKPQTKNVFAQAKKNAFSSGSKKPAKIEQPKKMSEAERIMKEEMEKKRSRESAGFSFGMGSGKKQRNN
- a CDS encoding mRNA splicing protein YJU2, with translation MSERKVLQKYYPPDFDPSALQRRRGPKNAGPRIQQVRIMCPFTMRCTRCGAFSNRGLKKNARKETPPDEKYLGIQIVKLSFRCSSCSSEIIIKTDPKNQDYVVVSGAVRNNEPWRNRAAEEESVEQRLDRLEREEAEAAGEEELDKMEELEAKNQDAQREMAAADALDEIRHRNARINRSEKEGVDFVDTIVRTEDEERERQEKEDEEAAKAAFAAARAQVESSAKVAEPEETPIEPQAPAPTFKRAVKKKKDHAAALGLKKKSS